A window of Lacibacter sediminis contains these coding sequences:
- a CDS encoding type II toxin-antitoxin system RelE/ParE family toxin has protein sequence MVKRIVWTENAHNERKEILLYWKNHNQSTVYSKKLNELIKKAIQLISAHPHIGRKTDVKNVRVKLVRDYLLFYEETKDTIIILSIWDNRRNPEEAPY, from the coding sequence ATGGTTAAGCGAATAGTCTGGACTGAAAACGCACATAACGAACGTAAAGAAATTCTCCTTTACTGGAAAAATCATAACCAGTCAACTGTCTACAGCAAAAAACTAAACGAGCTTATCAAAAAAGCTATTCAACTGATTAGTGCACATCCGCATATTGGTCGCAAAACAGATGTAAAGAATGTCCGTGTAAAATTGGTACGTGATTATTTATTGTTTTACGAAGAAACAAAGGATACAATTATCATTCTTTCTATTTGGGATAATCGTCGCAACCCTGAAGAAGCTCCTTACTGA